The Ancylothrix sp. D3o genome window below encodes:
- a CDS encoding AAA family ATPase: MTVTISGYNVVAKPVHEGIKTIIYRATNQSSQSSAIVKTLKSEYPSLEEITRLRHEYKILQHLQIDGVIRTLGLENNQNGLALILEDFGGSSLKEFCTDKEISLKLFLNIALILASALGELHQKNIIHKDIKPHNILIKPQTFEVKLIDFSIATRLSRETAATSNPNLLEGTLAYMSPEQTGRMNRSIDYRTDFYSLGVTFYEMLAGKLPFEATDPMELVHCHIAKQPLTLEEIRPEIPQAISAIVMKLLEKNAEDRYQSAFGLKADLERCLKALESTGKIENFNPGERDKSGQFLIPQKLYGREKEVEILLDAFERVGAGKSEIMLVSGYSGIGKTSVVNEVHKPIVRQRGYFISGKFDQFKRNIPYAAIIQAFQELIRQLLTENCQNLALWKEKLLSALGQNAQVIIDVIPEVELITGKQPAVPQLGPAESQNRFNRLFKEFIHVFTNKEHPLVVFLDDLQWADSASLKLIQMLVSDAESQYLLMIGAYRDNEVSPTHPLIITLDEIEKSDVIINNIILESLNRITINQLVAETLNKAEKSQFLAELVFNKTQGNPFFLTQLLQTLNAEKLLQFDFNEGCWVWDLKQIQAIGITDYNVVELVARNIQKLSDETVQVLKLAACIGNSFNLDVLAIVNEKSVFSTADALWEALQAGLILPLSNAYKIPLFFDQEKHGTLIIEDVRVAYKFLHDRVQQAAYSLIPEEEKKATHLKIGNLLLEKIPPEALEENIFDVVNQLNMGVELITSQAEKDQLAKLNLIAGKKAKSATAYEAAVRYLNLGMSLLAENSWQTQYDLSFNVYIEVIEAEYLNTNFPIAAKLAEIVLEQAKTPLERIEVEHLKIQFYMAQNQMQLAIDTGLQALELLGVSLDNTSLSELPVLPKMEDLENIPELTDPYKLAALKLLLSLIAPAYVMKPELLPVVILTIINFCIENGHSPLAAYAYAWYGLLLTGAFGDINTGYYSGQLALHLLEQFNSQSFKCKVYDLFYSGISPWKQHIKESLPGFQEGVQSGLETGDIEWTSYNSMFYCAYLLLIGEELETIEKNQSVYINLLLKLKQEAAIAYAKVWKQLTLNLLGKSTNKTHLIGESFDETIMLSQLKQTNNGLAIFAAYQAKLMLLYLYKDYPQAIAASNLAAEYAGAATGLATVTTYNFYSSLALLAHYSSVNPDEQKNYLQQIEANQEKMKIWASHAPMNYQHKYDLVAAEKARIFGDVLEAIDLYEIAIRGAKENGYIQEEALANELAAEFYLGLGKEKIAKIYMTDAYYGYIRWGAIAKFKDLEERYPKLIIRTPRTEISDLEITRITHSTTGGYSQWLDLTTVVKASQALSGEIVLENLLEKLMNIVLENAGARKGCLLTFQDDQWLISAECNLDQENVEVLQSLSLHAKQNLPISVINFVEKTKETLVINDATNEQPFARDAYISEKKPKSILGLPVIYHGKLTGILYLENNLTSAVFTAERVEILKVLTSQLAISIENARLYQQEREKTQALEQSLQKLQQTQSQLVHTEKISSLGQLVAGIAHEVNNPVSFISGNLHHATEYLENLLVHLKLYQEHLPNPPAEIQENAEDIDLEFLLEDLPKMLSSMKVGTDRISEIMQSLRNFSRVDETLPKPTDIHSGIDSTLMILQHRLKAKPERPAIEVIKNYGNLPLVECYAGQLNQVYMNLIANAIDAIDMVTNDGALDPSKKLPKIPQIIIQTGLENNHVFIKIKDNGPGMTEAVRMRLFEAFYTTKSVGKGTGLGLSISYQIITEKHGGNLKCISAPGEGAEFIIELPLCP, encoded by the coding sequence ATGACGGTGACAATTTCAGGCTATAACGTTGTGGCTAAACCGGTTCACGAAGGAATCAAAACAATTATTTATCGAGCCACAAACCAGTCATCTCAAAGCTCTGCCATCGTCAAAACGTTGAAATCGGAATATCCCAGCTTGGAAGAAATCACCCGATTAAGACACGAATATAAAATCTTGCAACATCTGCAAATCGATGGGGTGATTAGGACGTTGGGGTTAGAAAATAATCAAAACGGTTTAGCGCTGATATTAGAAGATTTTGGCGGAAGTTCACTCAAAGAATTTTGTACGGATAAAGAGATTTCGCTGAAATTATTTTTAAATATTGCTCTAATACTTGCTTCAGCGTTGGGAGAATTACACCAAAAAAATATTATTCACAAAGATATTAAACCTCACAATATTCTGATTAAACCTCAAACGTTTGAAGTCAAACTTATTGATTTTAGTATTGCCACGCGCCTGTCGAGAGAAACCGCAGCAACGAGCAATCCTAACTTATTAGAAGGTACGCTGGCTTATATGTCGCCAGAACAAACGGGACGGATGAATCGCTCAATTGATTACCGGACTGATTTTTATTCTTTGGGGGTGACTTTTTATGAAATGTTGGCCGGTAAATTGCCTTTTGAGGCGACCGATCCAATGGAATTAGTACACTGTCATATTGCTAAACAACCGCTGACGCTAGAGGAAATTAGGCCAGAAATTCCGCAGGCGATTTCGGCAATTGTGATGAAACTTTTAGAAAAAAATGCTGAAGATCGCTATCAAAGTGCATTTGGGTTAAAAGCGGATTTAGAAAGATGTTTAAAGGCGCTGGAAAGTACGGGAAAAATTGAAAACTTTAACCCCGGAGAGCGGGATAAATCAGGACAATTTTTGATTCCGCAAAAGCTTTACGGAAGGGAAAAAGAAGTCGAAATTTTACTAGATGCTTTTGAGCGCGTAGGGGCCGGTAAAAGCGAAATAATGCTAGTTTCTGGCTATTCGGGAATTGGCAAAACTTCGGTGGTAAATGAAGTGCATAAGCCCATTGTCCGGCAACGCGGATATTTTATTTCTGGCAAATTTGACCAATTTAAACGCAATATTCCCTACGCCGCAATCATTCAGGCTTTCCAAGAACTTATCCGCCAATTGCTAACAGAAAATTGCCAAAATCTTGCTCTGTGGAAAGAGAAGTTATTATCTGCATTAGGGCAAAATGCACAAGTGATTATTGATGTGATACCTGAAGTGGAATTAATTACAGGCAAGCAGCCAGCAGTTCCTCAATTAGGGCCGGCAGAATCACAAAATCGCTTTAACCGGCTTTTCAAAGAATTTATCCACGTTTTCACGAATAAAGAGCATCCCCTGGTTGTGTTTTTAGACGATTTACAGTGGGCTGATAGCGCATCTTTAAAGCTAATTCAAATGCTTGTTAGCGATGCAGAAAGTCAATATTTATTGATGATTGGAGCCTATCGAGATAACGAAGTTAGCCCCACCCATCCCCTCATTATAACCCTTGACGAAATTGAAAAATCCGACGTTATTATTAATAACATTATCTTGGAATCATTAAATAGAATCACCATCAATCAATTGGTAGCCGAAACATTAAATAAAGCAGAAAAATCCCAATTTTTGGCAGAATTAGTTTTTAATAAAACTCAGGGTAATCCTTTCTTCTTAACGCAACTTTTGCAAACCCTCAATGCAGAAAAACTTTTGCAATTTGATTTTAATGAGGGGTGTTGGGTTTGGGATCTTAAGCAAATTCAAGCCATTGGCATCACTGATTACAACGTGGTGGAACTGGTGGCGAGAAATATTCAAAAACTCTCTGATGAAACCGTGCAGGTTTTAAAATTAGCCGCTTGTATTGGCAATTCTTTTAACTTGGATGTTTTGGCAATAGTTAATGAAAAATCTGTGTTTAGTACCGCAGATGCTTTGTGGGAAGCACTGCAAGCCGGTTTGATTTTACCCCTCAGTAATGCTTACAAAATTCCTCTCTTTTTTGATCAAGAAAAACACGGCACTTTAATTATTGAAGATGTGCGCGTGGCGTATAAATTTTTACATGACCGCGTGCAACAAGCCGCCTACTCGCTAATTCCCGAAGAGGAAAAGAAAGCAACTCACCTAAAAATCGGGAACCTGTTGTTAGAAAAAATCCCCCCAGAAGCACTGGAAGAAAATATTTTTGATGTCGTTAACCAGCTAAATATGGGGGTGGAATTAATAACCAGCCAAGCTGAAAAAGATCAACTCGCTAAGTTAAATTTAATTGCCGGGAAAAAAGCAAAATCTGCCACCGCTTATGAAGCTGCTGTGCGATATTTGAATCTGGGGATGAGTTTACTGGCAGAAAATAGCTGGCAGACTCAGTACGATTTAAGTTTTAATGTTTATATTGAAGTCATAGAAGCTGAATATTTAAATACCAATTTTCCGATAGCAGCGAAGTTAGCTGAAATCGTTTTAGAACAGGCAAAAACTCCGCTAGAGCGCATTGAAGTCGAGCATCTAAAAATTCAGTTTTATATGGCTCAAAACCAAATGCAACTCGCTATAGATACCGGCTTGCAGGCGCTTGAATTACTGGGGGTGAGTTTAGACAATACCAGCTTGTCAGAATTGCCGGTTTTGCCAAAAATGGAAGATTTAGAAAATATCCCCGAACTTACAGATCCTTACAAACTAGCAGCCTTAAAATTACTACTTTCTTTAATTGCACCGGCCTATGTAATGAAACCTGAACTGTTGCCGGTCGTGATTTTAACCATCATCAATTTCTGCATCGAAAACGGACATTCTCCTCTCGCAGCTTACGCTTATGCTTGGTATGGTTTATTGCTGACCGGCGCTTTCGGAGATATCAACACAGGATATTATTCCGGTCAACTTGCTTTGCACTTATTAGAACAATTTAACTCCCAATCTTTTAAATGTAAAGTATATGACTTATTTTACAGCGGAATTTCCCCTTGGAAACAACATATCAAAGAAAGTTTGCCAGGTTTTCAAGAAGGCGTTCAAAGCGGTTTAGAAACCGGCGATATTGAATGGACAAGTTATAATTCTATGTTTTATTGCGCCTACCTCTTATTGATAGGCGAAGAACTGGAAACAATCGAAAAAAACCAAAGCGTATATATAAACTTACTTTTAAAACTCAAACAAGAAGCCGCAATTGCTTATGCAAAAGTCTGGAAGCAGTTAACTTTAAATTTGCTAGGCAAATCTACAAACAAAACCCACTTGATAGGCGAAAGTTTTGATGAAACCATCATGCTGAGCCAGTTAAAACAAACCAATAACGGCCTAGCCATTTTTGCAGCTTATCAAGCAAAATTGATGCTATTATACTTGTATAAAGATTACCCCCAGGCAATTGCAGCATCAAATTTAGCCGCAGAATATGCCGGTGCTGCCACAGGATTAGCAACAGTTACCACTTACAATTTTTACAGTTCTTTAGCCCTACTCGCTCACTATTCAAGCGTCAACCCAGACGAACAAAAAAACTACCTCCAGCAAATAGAAGCCAATCAAGAAAAAATGAAAATATGGGCCTCTCATGCGCCCATGAACTACCAGCATAAATATGATTTAGTTGCAGCAGAAAAAGCCCGAATTTTTGGGGATGTTTTAGAAGCAATTGATCTATATGAGATCGCTATTAGAGGGGCAAAAGAAAACGGCTATATTCAAGAAGAAGCCCTCGCTAACGAACTTGCAGCCGAATTTTATCTCGGTTTGGGTAAAGAAAAAATTGCCAAAATTTACATGACTGATGCCTATTATGGCTATATTCGCTGGGGGGCAATTGCTAAATTTAAAGACCTCGAAGAACGCTATCCGAAATTAATTATCCGCACACCTCGCACCGAAATTTCCGACCTCGAAATTACCCGCATCACCCACTCTACTACCGGCGGTTATTCGCAATGGTTGGATCTGACAACCGTTGTCAAAGCCTCGCAAGCACTTTCAGGGGAAATAGTCCTCGAAAATTTGCTAGAAAAATTAATGAATATTGTTTTAGAAAATGCCGGTGCTCGTAAAGGTTGTTTGCTTACTTTTCAAGACGATCAATGGTTGATTTCCGCAGAATGCAACCTCGATCAAGAAAATGTTGAAGTTTTGCAGTCTCTTTCGCTTCATGCCAAACAAAATCTGCCGATCTCCGTTATAAACTTTGTAGAAAAAACGAAAGAAACACTTGTGATAAACGATGCCACAAACGAACAACCTTTTGCCCGCGATGCCTATATTTCAGAGAAAAAACCTAAATCAATTTTAGGGCTGCCGGTGATTTATCACGGCAAACTCACCGGCATTCTTTATTTAGAAAATAACCTTACTTCCGCAGTTTTTACCGCCGAACGAGTCGAAATTTTAAAAGTTTTAACTTCTCAACTTGCCATCTCCATAGAAAACGCCCGTCTTTATCAACAAGAACGCGAAAAAACCCAAGCTTTAGAACAATCTCTGCAAAAACTACAGCAAACCCAATCTCAACTTGTCCACACAGAAAAAATCTCAAGTTTAGGTCAACTTGTGGCCGGTATTGCCCACGAAGTTAATAACCCCGTCAGCTTTATTTCTGGCAACCTCCACCACGCCACCGAATATCTCGAAAACTTGCTTGTTCACCTCAAACTTTATCAAGAACACCTCCCCAACCCCCCGGCAGAAATACAGGAAAATGCCGAAGATATTGATTTAGAATTTTTGCTTGAAGATTTGCCAAAAATGCTATCTTCAATGAAAGTAGGCACAGATCGCATCAGCGAGATTATGCAGTCATTGCGAAACTTTTCCCGCGTTGATGAAACCTTACCCAAACCGACAGATATTCACAGCGGTATTGATAGCACTTTAATGATTCTCCAACACCGACTTAAAGCAAAACCCGAACGTCCCGCCATTGAAGTTATTAAAAATTATGGCAATTTACCTTTGGTTGAATGTTATGCCGGCCAGCTTAACCAAGTTTACATGAACCTGATCGCCAACGCCATTGATGCAATAGATATGGTAACAAATGATGGGGCATTAGACCCCAGCAAAAAATTGCCTAAAATTCCTCAAATTATCATCCAAACCGGCCTAGAAAATAACCATGTTTTTATCAAAATCAAAGATAACGGCCCCGGCATGACAGAAGCAGTTCGTATGCGTTTATTTGAAGCTTTTTATACCACTAAATCTGTGGGCAAAGGCACAGGCTTGGGGTTATCTATTAGCTATCAAATAATCACCGAAAAACACGGCGGAAACCTCAAATGTATTTCAGCCCCCGGAGAAGGCGCTGAGTTTATTATCGAACTTCCTTTGTGCCCGTAG
- a CDS encoding transglutaminase family protein, with product MTKVVLRHETRYQYDRPVRLGPHFVRLRPAPHCPLPISGYLLKILGVEHSLHWLQDPYGNFQARVTFAEPTNELNIEVELGAEIRPVNPFNFFVEAYADKYPFSYDSALEKELGLFLECTESGDLLLEYLDKFVKKDVYITDFLCSLNQNLREVVDYSARLEEGIQTCEETLAKKVGSCRDTTWLLVQMLRHYGLAARFVSGYLIQLVSESSPDGVKKDSADLHAWAEVYLPGAGWIGLDPTSALLTAEGHIPLACTATPERAAPVSGSREVSDCRLDFSLQVSRLNM from the coding sequence ATGACTAAAGTTGTTTTAAGGCATGAAACTCGTTATCAATATGACCGGCCTGTGCGTTTGGGGCCCCATTTTGTGCGACTGCGACCGGCACCCCATTGTCCTCTGCCTATTTCGGGGTATTTGTTGAAAATTTTAGGGGTTGAACATTCTCTGCATTGGCTACAAGATCCTTACGGAAATTTTCAGGCGCGGGTGACGTTTGCTGAACCCACTAATGAGTTAAATATTGAGGTTGAGTTAGGGGCGGAAATTAGGCCGGTGAATCCGTTTAATTTTTTTGTGGAAGCTTATGCTGATAAGTATCCGTTTAGTTATGATTCGGCGCTTGAAAAGGAATTAGGCTTGTTTTTAGAATGCACTGAATCGGGAGATTTGTTGCTAGAATATTTGGATAAGTTTGTTAAGAAAGATGTTTATATTACGGATTTTTTATGTTCGCTGAATCAAAATTTAAGGGAGGTTGTGGACTATTCAGCGCGTTTGGAGGAGGGTATTCAAACTTGTGAGGAAACTTTGGCAAAAAAGGTGGGTTCTTGTCGGGATACTACCTGGCTTTTGGTGCAAATGTTGCGGCATTATGGTTTGGCGGCGCGGTTTGTTTCGGGATATTTGATTCAGTTAGTTTCGGAAAGTTCGCCGGATGGGGTAAAAAAAGATTCGGCTGATTTGCACGCCTGGGCTGAGGTTTATTTGCCTGGGGCTGGATGGATTGGTTTAGATCCTACTTCGGCTTTATTGACTGCGGAAGGGCATATTCCGCTGGCTTGTACGGCGACTCCCGAAAGGGCTGCGCCGGTGAGTGGTTCGAGGGAGGTTTCTGATTGCCGGCTTGATTTTTCTTTGCAAGTTTCACGCCTAAATATGTAG
- a CDS encoding zinc ribbon domain-containing protein, whose product MAYKFNTGTGQQVFIDNQGTQTLITLMSSSGTQQQSSSTGFTTGTWISVPVAFATAAGFVLELTTAQGKHFVNIQGNVISSQNEAPAVEGKVLCLEEAVVPGMQPMQPMQPMQPMQPMEPMQPLKMGNMEMRLGGMQMSMGNDVSSSKGKNFCSQCGSPLQPADRFCSHCGHKLI is encoded by the coding sequence ATGGCTTATAAATTTAACACCGGCACCGGCCAACAAGTTTTTATCGACAATCAAGGTACCCAAACTTTGATTACTTTGATGAGTTCTTCTGGTACGCAACAACAATCGTCTTCCACCGGCTTTACAACGGGTACCTGGATTTCTGTGCCGGTTGCTTTTGCAACGGCGGCGGGTTTTGTTTTGGAATTGACTACTGCACAAGGTAAGCATTTTGTCAATATCCAAGGTAATGTTATTAGTTCCCAAAATGAAGCGCCGGCTGTGGAGGGGAAGGTTTTATGTTTGGAGGAGGCTGTGGTGCCTGGGATGCAGCCTATGCAGCCTATGCAGCCTATGCAGCCTATGCAGCCTATGGAACCGATGCAGCCTCTGAAAATGGGGAATATGGAAATGCGTCTTGGGGGAATGCAGATGAGTATGGGTAATGATGTGTCGAGTTCAAAGGGAAAAAATTTTTGTTCGCAATGTGGTTCGCCTTTGCAACCGGCTGATCGTTTTTGTTCTCATTGTGGGCATAAGTTAATTTAA
- a CDS encoding RNA helicase, whose translation MPTVPQNLQQQQPELSALFPFELDEFQLQAIAALNSGRSVVVCSPTGSGKTLIGEYAIHRALNRGKRVFYTTPLKALSNQKLRDFRSQFGPELVGLVTGDVSVNRDAPILVMTTEIFRNMLYGTRIGEVGTSLIGVEAVVLDECHYMNDRQRGTVWEESIIYCPPDIQLVALSATVANSGQLTDWISQVHGPTERIYSDFRPVPLEFHFCNPKGLFPLLDESGKKISPRLKPKPGKPARSRPEAPSMTYLLSHLEQRDMLPAIYFIFSRKGCDKAVTDCAGLTLVNEAESEQLRERIDDFLERNPDAGRVGQVEPLRRGIAAHHAGILPAWKGLVEELFQDGLIKVVFATETLAAGINMPARTTVISSLSKRTDDGHRLLKASEFLQMAGRAGRRGMDKLGHVVTVQTPFEGAKEAAYLATSGADPLVSQFAPSYGMVLNLLQTHTLDESKELIERSFGQYLASLALRPHHEAIKELKKELAHTESFLASVDVNQLRRYEKLSERLKTEKQLLKTLQEQAQQVSASEIAVALPFAAPGTILRLKGKNVRVGEPMVAVLVARVPGSGSLPYLLCLGRDNRWYVCAGADVVGLYPELPRLQGLESLEGPPADMPMKLGAVRGGSEATAVLAKKMPVPVKEGEAPEVIEQMHRVIAVQAQMEAHPIHKWGDPGSLLKRHRRAETMRGEIARYEARLQQQSQRHWQEFLDLIDILQNFGGLENLKPTRLGEAAAAIRGDNELWLGLALYSGELDHLDPHHLAAACAALVTEVSRPGSWAGYDLSPEVEEALGTLRSARRTLFQMQRRYRVALPVWLEVDLISLVEHWALGVEWMPLCGNTSLDEGDVVRILRRTLDFLSQIPHVPHVSQALKINAYRAMQLIDRFPVNEAMD comes from the coding sequence GTGCCTACCGTGCCTCAAAACCTCCAACAGCAACAACCCGAACTCAGCGCCCTCTTTCCCTTCGAGCTTGATGAGTTTCAGCTACAAGCTATCGCAGCCCTCAACAGCGGTCGCTCAGTAGTCGTGTGTTCCCCCACCGGCTCAGGAAAAACCCTCATCGGCGAATACGCCATCCACCGAGCCCTCAACCGAGGCAAACGAGTCTTTTATACCACCCCTCTCAAAGCCCTCTCTAACCAAAAACTCCGCGACTTCCGCAGCCAATTCGGCCCCGAACTCGTAGGATTAGTCACCGGCGATGTCTCCGTCAACCGCGACGCCCCAATCTTGGTAATGACGACGGAAATTTTCCGTAATATGCTCTACGGCACCCGGATCGGAGAAGTCGGAACCAGCCTCATCGGTGTCGAAGCGGTAGTTTTAGATGAATGTCACTACATGAACGACCGGCAGCGCGGCACCGTTTGGGAAGAATCGATTATCTATTGTCCGCCAGATATTCAACTTGTCGCTCTTTCGGCTACCGTCGCCAACAGCGGCCAACTCACGGACTGGATCTCTCAAGTACACGGCCCCACAGAACGCATTTACTCAGACTTTCGCCCTGTCCCCCTAGAATTTCATTTTTGTAACCCCAAGGGCTTATTCCCCCTCCTTGATGAGTCGGGCAAAAAAATTAGCCCCCGTCTTAAACCCAAACCGGGCAAACCGGCCCGCAGTCGCCCAGAAGCCCCCAGCATGACTTATTTGCTATCCCACCTCGAACAACGGGATATGCTACCGGCAATTTATTTTATTTTTAGCCGCAAAGGCTGCGATAAAGCTGTTACAGACTGTGCCGGCCTTACCCTCGTTAACGAAGCGGAATCTGAGCAACTGCGCGAACGCATTGATGACTTTTTGGAACGCAACCCAGATGCCGGTCGTGTCGGTCAAGTGGAACCGCTACGGCGCGGCATTGCGGCCCACCATGCCGGTATTTTACCCGCTTGGAAAGGTTTAGTCGAGGAATTGTTTCAAGACGGTTTAATTAAGGTTGTTTTTGCTACGGAAACCCTGGCGGCTGGAATTAATATGCCGGCCCGGACAACGGTAATTTCTAGCTTGTCTAAACGTACAGATGACGGTCATCGCTTGCTCAAAGCTTCGGAATTTTTGCAAATGGCAGGACGGGCCGGCCGGCGAGGCATGGATAAACTCGGTCATGTCGTGACGGTGCAAACTCCTTTTGAGGGCGCAAAAGAAGCCGCTTATTTAGCAACTTCTGGGGCTGACCCCTTGGTGAGTCAGTTTGCCCCCAGCTATGGCATGGTTTTGAACTTGCTGCAAACTCACACTCTCGACGAATCAAAAGAACTGATTGAACGCAGTTTTGGGCAATATTTAGCCTCTTTGGCGTTGCGGCCTCACCACGAAGCCATTAAGGAACTAAAGAAAGAATTGGCGCACACGGAAAGCTTTCTGGCTTCGGTGGATGTGAATCAGCTTCGCAGATATGAAAAATTATCTGAGAGATTGAAAACAGAAAAACAATTATTGAAAACTTTGCAAGAACAAGCCCAACAAGTCTCGGCAAGTGAGATTGCGGTGGCTTTGCCATTTGCGGCGCCGGGTACGATTTTGCGGCTAAAAGGTAAGAATGTGCGGGTAGGTGAGCCGATGGTAGCCGTGTTGGTGGCGCGGGTGCCGGGGTCTGGATCTCTGCCTTATTTGCTTTGTTTGGGGCGCGATAACCGTTGGTATGTGTGCGCCGGTGCCGATGTGGTGGGCTTATATCCAGAGTTGCCGCGATTGCAAGGTTTGGAGAGTTTGGAAGGCCCACCGGCGGATATGCCGATGAAGTTAGGGGCTGTGCGCGGCGGCTCGGAGGCGACGGCGGTGTTGGCGAAGAAGATGCCGGTGCCGGTCAAGGAGGGAGAGGCTCCAGAGGTGATTGAGCAAATGCACCGGGTGATTGCTGTGCAAGCGCAAATGGAGGCACACCCGATTCACAAATGGGGTGATCCGGGTTCTTTGTTGAAACGCCACCGACGTGCTGAAACGATGCGGGGTGAAATTGCCCGCTATGAGGCGCGGTTGCAGCAACAGTCTCAGCGTCACTGGCAGGAGTTTTTGGATTTAATTGATATTTTGCAAAATTTTGGCGGTTTGGAGAATTTGAAGCCAACTCGTTTAGGGGAGGCTGCGGCGGCAATTCGGGGAGATAATGAGTTGTGGTTGGGTCTGGCTTTGTATTCGGGTGAGTTGGATCACCTTGATCCGCATCATTTGGCGGCGGCTTGTGCGGCTCTGGTGACGGAGGTTTCTCGTCCGGGCAGTTGGGCCGGTTATGATTTGTCGCCGGAGGTTGAGGAGGCTTTGGGGACTTTGCGATCTGCGCGGCGGACTTTGTTTCAAATGCAGCGCCGCTATCGGGTGGCTTTGCCGGTGTGGTTGGAGGTGGATTTGATTAGTTTGGTTGAGCACTGGGCTTTGGGTGTGGAGTGGATGCCTTTATGTGGGAATACGAGTTTGGATGAGGGCGATGTGGTGCGAATTTTGCGCCGGACTTTGGATTTTCTTTCTCAAATTCCTCATGTTCCTCATGTTTCCCAGGCGTTAAAAATTAATGCTTATCGGGCAATGCAGTTGATTGACCGGTTCCCTGTGAATGAGGCTATGGATTAG